TTACTAACACTATCAAACAAATCAATCACTCAATTCATCAAATAGCGTCATTCACAGAAGAACATTCTGCAAGTATGGAAGAACTAAACACTACTTTTGAACAAATTTCATTAACAACTGAAAAATTCATGAATGTTGCGATTTTAGAAGCATAAGATAGTTTTAAAGCGACTGTTTTTTAAAATATGAGGATTACATAAAGGCAATTAACTTCATACATATAAACGTTTTCATTTGAAAAAATACGTTCTTTCGTGGCTATATTATTATGACAAAAAGATTTAAAGTGAGAAATCAGATTGAATAAGAATACATAAATTACATAAAATCTGGCTGATATTAAATTAATTGCCTGACCCAATAATAGTACCTGGGGTCAGGCATTATTTTTTATGGAATTCCTGTCTGTACTTTGTTGGAAAAACCAAACACCTTTGACCTCATTCCATTTAGGGGTTGTCAGATAGCTCGTTCTGATGAGGATTTTTTTGAGGAAAATTGAATTTGAATGGAGTAAAATGTATCTTATTATATAGGGGGAGCATGGATTGGTGCTTCTCTCTGTAGTAATAACTGCATAATGGAAGTAAGTAATCAGGAGGAACTAAAATTGATACATGAAATAATCGATATTCGTACAGAGCATTCGAATGCCAAACTGTATACATATATATTAAATAACTCACCAGATATTGATAGCAGTCGCAAGCGTCCAACGATCATCATATGTCCTGGAGGAGGCTATGAATTTACATCCGATCGAGAAGCTGAGCCGATTGCGATTAGAATGAATGCAATGGGATTTAACGCATGTGTTTTAAGATATAGTGTTCGTCCGGCTGTTTTTCCGACCTCTTTGGAAGAACTGTCAATGGCGGTAGCACTTATCAGAAAAAATGCTGAACAGTGGCATGTTGATAAAAATAAGGTCATTGCCGCTGGTTTTTCCGCTGGTGGTCACTTAGCAGCAAGTTTAGGTGTTTTCTGGAATAAAAGTTTTTTAGCTGAGGCTTTAGGGATTTCAAACGAGGAGATAAAACCTAATGGAATATTATTAAGTTACCCGGTTATTACGTCTGGGACGCATGCTCACAAAGGTTCTTTCGCTGCATTGTTGGGGGACAAATATGATGCGCTTTTAGATGAAGTCTCACTAGAAAAACAGGTAACAGATCAAACTCCACCAACCTTCCTATGGCACACCCATACAGATACCACTGTACCTGTTGAAAATAGTTTTATGTTCGCCGAAGCACTTATGAAAAATAAAGTTTCGTTGGAAATGCACATTTATCCCAAGGGGGTACATGGTTTATCACTTGGAATCGAAGAGACAAAGAAAAGAGATAACGAATTGACTTTGCAACCTGAAGTGGCCAATTGGATTGAGAT
The Neobacillus sp. PS3-40 genome window above contains:
- a CDS encoding alpha/beta hydrolase, which produces MIHEIIDIRTEHSNAKLYTYILNNSPDIDSSRKRPTIIICPGGGYEFTSDREAEPIAIRMNAMGFNACVLRYSVRPAVFPTSLEELSMAVALIRKNAEQWHVDKNKVIAAGFSAGGHLAASLGVFWNKSFLAEALGISNEEIKPNGILLSYPVITSGTHAHKGSFAALLGDKYDALLDEVSLEKQVTDQTPPTFLWHTHTDTTVPVENSFMFAEALMKNKVSLEMHIYPKGVHGLSLGIEETKKRDNELTLQPEVANWIEMAGVWIRNL